In Phaseolus vulgaris cultivar G19833 chromosome 7, P. vulgaris v2.0, whole genome shotgun sequence, the genomic stretch AGGGCTGCAGAGTGATGAGAATTGGGCCCCTTAACTTTTCATATTTACCAAGAGGTAACAACAAACTCACTCTTCCTCACCTGTCACACCCAAGTAAGCATAAGAAACTTGGATGCATTATTTGAGGGTCTTGTAGCCATAAATTGAGATAAGAATGAGCAGGTAAAGAGGGTTGGTTCATGGCTGGTAGGTTACCTGGAGTTGGTTTGCTTGCAAGAAAGAGAACAGAGAGCCACCATAGACATGAAAATCGACACAACTATTACCTAAAGGAATCACTCCACCCACCTTGGACTCCCACTGTCTTAGATGAAACTGCCCTCAAGGCCAGGCAGAGGCTTCACCAGAAGCTTGGACACTTCTTTTCCTCATacaggtatatatatatatatatatatcgtaCATATTTTCCCACCTCCTACACTTTCTGCATTTCTTaatactttttcattttttgccACTTCCCTAATTAAGgaattttctttttcctcttccAATGATTCGGAGATTCACATGATTTTATTTGTTAGATTCGATGTGCTTCCTTGCAATCAAACTCTATCTGACTGACAACTAGATTTAGTGATTCCTTCTGGTCTAAAGACATGCTATGCTGTCTGAAtggaatattaatatttagatgCACCCACGTGATACACTACGAAACTCAGGAGAATCCTAGACTTGTGAAGATCAAGTTTGATCAATTTTACAATCCAAGACATGTTTTTTACCCCAagagaaaactccctatgattGAATAGGTCACAAGGCTAATTTCAACCTTGGGTTACTAGCTGAAACAGTTTATTACATCAGATTTGGTTCCTGATTAATAAAAAagcatttttatttataacttatGTGACAGTAAGAGTGAGTGAGGAAGAATAATTAAGTACCCCAGTTGCCTAATACGTGCATGATATTGCAGGTCAGAAGAGAATCCAAGAAAAAAAGGAGGAAAAGTGAGGGAAAGCAGTAACCAGAAGAAAGATGGAGGATTAGGTCGGAAGTTATTAGAGAGTTCATGGTTATTGCGTGGAAACAAggttaaggaagagagaaaagtGTGTGCTGTTTGTCTTGAAGATTTGGGGGAAGAGCAACATGTTATGAACCTTTCATGCTCCCACAAGTATCATTCTGCATGTCTTCTTCCCTGGCTTGCAACCCATCCCCACTGTCCTTATTGTCGAACTGCAGTCCAACTCTGATTTCATATAATACAGTTCCTATAAGCCTCAACACTTAATTTGGTTTGGTAAGAGTCATGCCTTATACAAACTACAAAAGACATCAGAGTAACTATTTCAATAACTTTCTTATTATTCATTCCATAGGATATTTCTTTATCCTTTCTTGTAATCAAACTATTTGgttacataaatatatatatataaggcaatttataaaaaaaaaatgacattttaaccaaattttatgttaattttgtaaaattaacctcgggttttaataaatttaaattaaaatatagataTTAAAACATGGCATTCACAAATTCTCTTGAACTTGATATATTACCATTTCAATCCTAATATCTTATTTAAATATGCTATAATTTaatatcaatatatattttattagttaattattttttttgaaacatCTAGCTTTTTCATTTAACTCttcttttgtttaaaaaaataatctgttTGAATAAAAGTTTAAGAAAGTAGCAGTTAAACCAATACGAAAAATTCTCTTTATTTACTATTATTgttacatatacatatatatatatatata encodes the following:
- the LOC137827650 gene encoding uncharacterized protein, with the protein product MAGRLPGVGLLARKRTESHHRHENRHNYYLKESLHPPWTPTVLDETALKARQRLHQKLGHFFSSYRSEENPRKKGGKVRESSNQKKDGGLGRKLLESSWLLRGNKVKEERKVCAVCLEDLGEEQHVMNLSCSHKYHSACLLPWLATHPHCPYCRTAVQL